Proteins encoded in a region of the Nicotiana tomentosiformis chromosome 9, ASM39032v3, whole genome shotgun sequence genome:
- the LOC138898368 gene encoding uncharacterized protein has translation MRDFSFMVGEKVLLKVSPMKGIMRFGKKEKLSLRFIGPFEMLERIGEVAYKLALPPSLSGVHPIFHMSILQKCHADRSHVLDYITFHLDESLGYDEEPVAIVAKQVRQLRSKKISVVNV, from the coding sequence ATGCGTGATTTCTCATTTATGGTAGgggagaaggttctcttgaaagtttcaccgatgaagggtatcatgaggtttggaaagaaggaaaagttgagtcTGAGGTTCATCGGTCCATTTGAGATGTTAGAGCGtattggagaggttgcttacaagcttgctttgcctcctagtctatcaggagttcatccgattttccacatGTCTATTCTCCAGAAGTGCCATGCCGAtaggtcacatgtgttagattataTCACATTTcatctagatgagagcttgggttatgatgaggagccagttgccattgtggCCAAGCAGGTccgccagttgaggtctaagaagatttcaGTGGTAAACgtctag